One region of Faecalibacter bovis genomic DNA includes:
- a CDS encoding head GIN domain-containing protein → MKNIILPITVALFTIFSSCSVDLNGKKSNDIEESLTYTDRNAIKENRKVSNFEHVDISSAFNVVVSDNDFNGNVVVSAPDYAMEKIVTKVVNGTLKVYVDGSLSMKNGEKLEITFPHRKLRDIKLSGASKLVAKHAMKLDKLDVNLSGASSLDLNVISNSINLENSGASKFILKGNAKDFEVKVSGASKIEAEELKASKVRINASGASSAKIWAVDNLIVDASGASKVYVIKQNGLKKSINTSGASKVSEI, encoded by the coding sequence ATGAAAAATATTATTTTACCAATAACAGTAGCATTATTTACAATTTTTTCTAGTTGTTCTGTTGATTTGAATGGAAAAAAAAGTAATGATATCGAAGAATCATTAACATATACAGATAGAAATGCAATAAAAGAAAATAGAAAGGTGTCTAATTTTGAACATGTGGATATTTCAAGTGCTTTTAATGTAGTAGTTTCAGATAACGATTTTAATGGAAATGTGGTTGTTTCTGCGCCAGATTACGCAATGGAAAAAATTGTAACCAAAGTTGTGAACGGCACTTTAAAGGTTTATGTTGATGGTTCATTATCGATGAAAAACGGTGAGAAGTTGGAAATAACTTTTCCACATCGTAAATTAAGAGATATTAAACTTTCTGGTGCATCAAAATTAGTTGCTAAACATGCTATGAAGTTAGATAAATTGGATGTAAATTTATCAGGAGCGAGTAGTTTAGATCTAAATGTCATTTCTAATTCTATTAATTTAGAAAATTCAGGCGCTTCAAAATTTATCTTAAAAGGTAACGCCAAAGATTTTGAAGTTAAAGTTTCAGGAGCTTCAAAAATTGAGGCAGAAGAATTAAAAGCATCTAAAGTTAGAATTAATGCTTCTGGAGCTAGTTCGGCTAAGATTTGGGCAGTAGATAACTTAATAGTTGATGCTTCTGGCGCAAGTAAAGTTTATGTTATAAAACAAAATGGATTGAAAAAATCAATAAATACATCAGGAGCTTCAAAGGTTTCTGAAATTTAA
- a CDS encoding exodeoxyribonuclease III yields the protein MKIISYNVNGIRAAMTKGLVEWLKAANPDVFCVQETKALREQVDTLAFEELGYESYWHSAEKKGYSGVAIFTKIKPNHVEIGTGIDYIDFEGRVIRLDFDHVSVISLYLPSGTNIDRLDFKMQFCEDFKNYISELKKTHPNLIICGDYNICHEAIDIHDPIRNAKVSGFLPIEREWISGFMEDCEMIDSFRYFVKEPHHYSWWTYRANARANNKGWRIDYNMVSSTLESKMKRVAILPEAKHSDHCPILLELDL from the coding sequence ATGAAAATCATCAGTTATAACGTTAACGGAATTAGGGCAGCCATGACAAAAGGCCTTGTTGAATGGTTAAAAGCAGCTAATCCAGATGTATTTTGTGTACAAGAAACGAAAGCTTTAAGAGAGCAAGTTGATACATTAGCTTTTGAAGAATTAGGATATGAATCGTATTGGCATTCGGCAGAAAAGAAAGGCTACAGTGGCGTTGCAATTTTTACTAAGATAAAACCAAATCATGTAGAAATTGGAACTGGAATTGATTATATTGATTTTGAAGGACGTGTAATTCGCTTAGATTTTGATCACGTTTCTGTGATTAGTTTATATCTTCCAAGTGGAACTAATATTGATAGATTAGATTTTAAAATGCAATTTTGTGAAGATTTTAAAAACTATATTTCAGAATTAAAAAAGACTCATCCAAATTTAATAATTTGTGGTGATTACAATATTTGTCATGAAGCAATAGACATTCACGATCCGATTAGAAATGCTAAAGTATCAGGATTTTTACCAATCGAACGTGAGTGGATTAGTGGATTTATGGAAGATTGTGAAATGATTGATTCTTTTAGATATTTTGTAAAAGAACCACATCACTATTCATGGTGGACGTATCGTGCAAATGCTCGTGCAAACAACAAAGGATGGAGAATTGATTACAACATGGTAAGTTCTACTTTAGAATCTAAAATGAAAAGAGTAGCAATTTTACCAGAAGCAAAACATTCGGACCACTGTCCTATTTTATTAGAATTAGACTTATAA
- a CDS encoding GNAT family N-acetyltransferase translates to MKTICESKSLVVREFLDFDAFDLFQMNSEKEVAKAVNEKPYLSEDEALYFIEKMIEHYHEFGYGLWATFEKKSGRFVGWAGMRQTKYGPVLNVRLKKKFWNKGYGTEVLNAVINYGVNELRLDKIAGKAHPAQPATLRILEKSILVNSEDNPLVFNYRK, encoded by the coding sequence ATGAAGACTATTTGTGAATCAAAGTCTCTTGTAGTAAGAGAATTTCTTGATTTTGATGCTTTCGACTTATTCCAGATGAATTCTGAAAAAGAAGTAGCGAAAGCTGTTAATGAAAAACCATATTTATCTGAAGATGAAGCTTTATACTTTATCGAAAAAATGATAGAACATTACCATGAATTTGGTTATGGGTTATGGGCTACTTTCGAGAAAAAAAGCGGACGTTTTGTTGGTTGGGCAGGAATGCGCCAAACAAAATATGGTCCTGTATTGAATGTAAGATTAAAAAAGAAATTCTGGAATAAAGGTTATGGAACTGAAGTTTTAAACGCAGTAATTAATTATGGTGTGAACGAACTTCGTTTAGATAAAATTGCAGGAAAAGCACATCCGGCCCAACCTGCAACTTTAAGAATATTGGAAAAATCAATCTTGGTTAATTCAGAAGATAACCCGTTGGTTTTTAACTATCGTAAATAA